The following coding sequences lie in one Jonesia denitrificans DSM 20603 genomic window:
- a CDS encoding copper chaperone PCu(A)C, whose translation MPFPLFSHAHTPVRPTLTIAALGAALLLGGCTASETAPPTTSLTQETSTHSASDLLTIESAWVKAGTQGTMTGLFLSLTNTGDTALTLTSAHSDSATMMELHDTVAADDGSTTMVEVDGGFTIAPGDTMILEPGGRHLMLMGLTNDLIAGDTLDVTLTFNDGSSTTINAPIREVDGAQETYEHQETDMSGHDK comes from the coding sequence ATGCCGTTTCCCCTCTTTTCCCATGCCCACACACCAGTTCGCCCCACACTCACCATCGCTGCCCTTGGTGCAGCCCTGCTTTTGGGTGGGTGTACCGCATCAGAAACCGCGCCACCCACAACCTCACTCACACAGGAAACAAGCACTCACAGTGCATCAGATCTCCTCACCATTGAGTCCGCCTGGGTGAAAGCCGGAACCCAAGGAACAATGACCGGTCTGTTTTTGTCCCTCACCAATACCGGCGACACCGCGTTGACCCTGACCAGTGCACACAGCGACAGTGCCACCATGATGGAGTTACACGACACCGTCGCGGCAGACGACGGATCAACCACCATGGTCGAAGTAGATGGTGGGTTCACCATCGCACCAGGTGACACGATGATCCTTGAACCAGGTGGGCGCCACCTCATGCTCATGGGGCTAACCAACGACCTCATCGCTGGAGACACCCTTGATGTCACCCTCACGTTCAACGACGGTTCCTCCACCACCATCAACGCCCCGATCCGCGAGGTTGATGGCGCCCAAGAAACGTACGAACACCAAGAAACCGACATGAGTGGCCATGACAAGTGA